In Phyllobacterium zundukense, one DNA window encodes the following:
- a CDS encoding NrsF family protein — MMTNDLIARLTGELKPVPRTAVIMRVATGLGISLAASAILMLLWLGMRPDLAEASTTMMFWTKFTYTLILAVAGVWAVKRIAHPLGSIRVNLGLMAATIVVMSVLAFAQLAMTPPDEYMAMLKGRTIAVCTFNIVMLSLPLLIGAFWVLRGLAPTRLTVAGAAAGLAAGAIAAFVYSFHCNESAMPFIAVWYTLGVLVAGLIGAITGRFILRW; from the coding sequence ATGATGACAAATGACCTGATTGCACGTCTCACCGGCGAATTGAAGCCCGTGCCAAGAACTGCTGTCATCATGCGGGTCGCAACAGGGCTCGGCATCAGCCTCGCCGCATCGGCGATCCTGATGTTGCTGTGGCTCGGAATGCGGCCAGACCTTGCTGAAGCCAGCACAACGATGATGTTCTGGACCAAGTTCACCTATACGCTGATCCTCGCCGTCGCCGGTGTCTGGGCGGTCAAGCGCATCGCCCATCCGCTCGGTTCGATCCGCGTCAATCTCGGTCTGATGGCCGCGACCATCGTGGTGATGAGCGTTCTCGCCTTTGCCCAATTGGCGATGACACCGCCTGATGAATATATGGCCATGCTCAAGGGCCGGACGATTGCCGTCTGCACCTTCAACATCGTCATGCTGTCACTGCCGCTGCTGATCGGCGCCTTCTGGGTGCTGCGCGGGCTGGCTCCGACGCGTCTGACCGTCGCGGGCGCAGCGGCGGGCCTTGCCGCCGGCGCCATCGCCGCTTTTGTCTATTCGTTCCATTGCAATGAAAGCGCCATGCCATTCATCGCGGTCTGGTACACGCTCGGCGTGCTCGTTGCCGGCCTCATTGGCGCAATCACGGGACGGTTTATCCTGCGGTGGTAG
- a CDS encoding sigma-70 family RNA polymerase sigma factor, with translation MLASLAGDARSYGVLLSDVAKHLRYYFLRRLADAHKGDADDLVQETLMALHTRRATYEVDRPFTAWLHAIARYKLIDHFRRNRIRATVPLDDVEDLFAQDQSDAAADRMDVQRLLQSAPEKTRDLIYRTRIEGQSIAEVAQSTGLSETSVKVSIHRGIRAITARLKGAANDDK, from the coding sequence ATGCTCGCAAGCCTGGCGGGTGATGCGCGGAGCTATGGCGTTCTCTTGAGCGATGTGGCCAAACACCTGCGATATTATTTCCTGCGCCGGCTGGCCGATGCGCATAAGGGCGACGCCGACGATCTCGTGCAGGAGACGCTGATGGCATTGCACACAAGGCGCGCAACCTATGAGGTCGACAGGCCTTTCACCGCCTGGCTGCATGCGATTGCGCGCTACAAGCTGATCGACCATTTCAGGCGCAACCGCATCCGGGCGACGGTTCCGCTGGACGACGTGGAGGACCTGTTCGCGCAGGATCAATCCGATGCGGCGGCGGACCGCATGGATGTGCAGCGGCTCCTGCAATCGGCGCCGGAAAAAACCCGCGACCTGATCTACCGCACCAGGATCGAGGGCCAGTCCATCGCCGAAGTCGCGCAAAGTACCGGCCTTTCGGAGACGTCCGTAAAGGTCAGCATACACAGGGGAATAAGGGCAATAACCGCGAGGTTAAAGGGTGCAGCCAATGATGACAAATGA
- a CDS encoding cytochrome b/b6 domain-containing protein: protein MTSVVRSGTTKPKKVLFYRHSAAVRITHWLNVLCLSFLLMSGLQIFNAHPHLYWGQYGADALPDPSFISIGAFKDGDTIKGVTRIGSLSLNTTGVLGASKEDGQLSPRAFPSWITIPSYQDLATGRRWHFFFAWFFVINGFVYLLYGLIAGHFRRDLVPSKDQLTPTHLAHEISEHARLRFPKGEEARHYNSLQKLAYVGVIFIILPLMVLTGLTMSPGFNSIFPWLLDVFGGRQSARTIHFIAASLLVAFVIIHIVMVLVSGVWNNLRSMITGYYALKIQPEKETSK from the coding sequence ATGACAAGCGTTGTTCGATCAGGGACGACAAAACCCAAGAAGGTGCTGTTCTACCGGCATTCGGCTGCGGTGCGCATTACCCATTGGCTGAACGTGCTGTGCCTGAGCTTCCTCCTGATGAGCGGCTTGCAAATCTTCAATGCGCATCCCCATCTCTACTGGGGCCAGTATGGCGCGGATGCCCTTCCTGATCCCTCCTTCATTTCCATCGGCGCCTTCAAGGATGGCGACACGATCAAGGGCGTCACCCGCATCGGCTCCCTGTCCCTCAACACCACCGGCGTCCTGGGCGCGTCGAAAGAGGACGGGCAACTCAGCCCGCGCGCTTTTCCTTCATGGATCACCATCCCGAGCTATCAGGACCTTGCTACCGGTCGGCGCTGGCACTTCTTCTTCGCCTGGTTCTTCGTCATCAATGGATTTGTCTATTTGCTCTACGGCTTGATCGCCGGCCATTTCCGGCGCGATCTCGTTCCGAGCAAGGACCAGCTGACGCCCACCCATCTGGCGCATGAGATTTCCGAACATGCGCGGCTGCGCTTTCCCAAGGGCGAAGAGGCAAGGCACTACAATTCCCTGCAAAAGCTTGCCTATGTGGGCGTCATTTTCATCATCCTGCCGCTGATGGTGCTGACCGGGCTCACCATGTCGCCGGGCTTCAATTCGATCTTTCCGTGGCTGCTGGATGTCTTCGGCGGGCGGCAGTCGGCACGCACGATCCACTTCATCGCCGCGTCGCTGCTCGTTGCCTTCGTTATCATCCACATCGTGATGGTGCTGGTTTCCGGCGTCTGGAACAATCTGCGCTCGATGAT